The following coding sequences are from one Pararge aegeria chromosome 13, ilParAegt1.1, whole genome shotgun sequence window:
- the LOC120628598 gene encoding serine-protein kinase ATM isoform X2, which translates to MSLEESLKETCSGLTSARAIERKKSANTLKDFLTRNAVPALLTSHTKKRSGYNWNHVFGDINDFIIKETEKCDTKNFDTVTAPLCTTLLHLCVAGSNKGHAYIKCQSIMDACMHVLDNSHMRNAIGDAYLSLLYKHVLPIDHYLGFITPASWENLLDVAMSACLSNRSLDDLVRIRLLWFVIKNAIAYCQFTTTLRDSLSKLIKCCNIVLLDKKVQEFVIKIVTSLLEALSTECRLTMCEFSESILPVLFKLYEPSMEEKNKSLLFKLFKTAVSIHHPEGRLQKSNGALAFNWDVWNKHLHSMLEIVCLEVNQVQKMKKQNDTTSMNCDYFYHVAASAYYQIFNMPEKENDESGESSAKKLKISYNRNKSFDDLIEELRANPVPWVGIIHMYVKHFGHSMTYSQNLLLIRILEKCISDNNKNVNWARLEELTCLTIKNMLVHSEDNGRGNYEVVLLSLWNTCVRNAAVTSASQKAIHAVLQVILHLVPLKYENVKPLIVSYIEKGMPVNDHSLNTLNYLFHKFYRKTCYTDIREKCFAWLTYGSITSIEISNLNGFLLRLLSNENLPLKLNCDILNQNNVYNVLFNTTDESILYSEFEYKITKNKENTIKSEELKSFEINSVMFNLIRVNIGKILSDNIVKLRGYNLKDIEYVKYLEIVITFLDSLLKYKLKIRDDVKEMPLFTELKTALNLLYEALTKTLKSDTQIRDKVLLLKGVQEILLKEYDHMINVEVRSHIRGDFFHCLNDIIKLDVNLDDDCFDESETEFNVIGLKQNCIYVLAAYCRKRSCYTDEVLKCILDRELYSFTCNYEYAFHCIRMLNDSTVEKQPLELVFSLMQNMCKEMFRNPKVTRCLLEILSAMLERIWSHNDDIIRQNCVIMIKSYLQRCSDNYYPPEVAALVYECLAKIVQLKSLHDYDVNNSFKRTLLEKIVEKSEHKIRLYCSHLLSVIGDHFCDDDLQFISENLLNIFVINECFCNIIALCLPHIVIQKYKLEEENYFSLRETANANRMFQLTRQILKNGRWSNLFVENLGEIMLLSAAHVKDYAGASELFGVQLSENADPFTYSRRVFSAILKYFGELIDGNIMQYMCENQPLIILNILFKLWNYVLHEKVLEFKILHLHSYVSCIENIPLGYTSDAILCNFACDSIAHGIKGSHSEDEIKMFVDALRIVITKVLTETPKSVDSIEMSVLPKIVSILTIKTEEGFVLQCSSLLKYLTEDMKDYLTGSVDVIDFVNFITEYKEEESSPSSSRIDFEHKLKTYTLNLSNPSCDTLSRMCRFLKQNKEFVKELYADINRNGFSEICKTSLVHQVILSLNNILKNATEEKIIIEACNCLAEIGTYDIKTLVTVPPVDTQNILNLSPRQFFLQAVILSLSEHLFNEDPTVSNKITKALSRLLKFRDGKAALELIDANTEILQSLVSTNCENFVDYQIDSAKFDRCKSIDYWIPIRSENHSQWIIRITMGLLDLVGSNANFIPSLRSVCVLKPAICGKILPALMGLILDCSTDIHVGIFGEQINEVFKYIWTLSFNDSFDSSEIDGGSKVSTKINHDQKIIVQYLLDVVDCLRMQRNHYKARKRGRTSDTLNYLNLDYLWVSWGAAVTERSLAALYYGELWAAASNGAVPPSSPEATTSLENGEHVQKIFRRCYVSIGEMDAIDGCGNAHLTSEREKRKHLINTGQFSDALFLHDIALSRGALDEDILYGTITCLHKSGMHHLALRYIKSYPENEELDDVKYDCLSYLGDWSDFVDTTELEEKSKRGHCKHDSIIKAMRYACLKDCMNLRTAIEIDTKLEKPLDRAKLATAKLCQSLNMENCQNVYRIVSNLHLFRDIETYFSVRCGKMTIPVLLNEWKIENLPAFNDFKYLEGLISQRSLMLEHISKNDFTCLPKVDDLQLKYAEFGLSNQRIQMAQRLVAAVKHDETTSQVALLESQISWAKGHKDIALSLLNEIVTKEYEDKKLTAMSLRQYGLWMAECKRENGKDIIRNYLEKSLQKLGDNDDVATRLKVYADIAKFADAEYKQVVSYMDSSVFEIKVKCIENMQDTAASLVQSQNNLTRDEKKALMTSNAFSRLDKAEIDNTRAEKESALKLAMRYYLLSLSQCDGNNLSVFRVISLWVDNPGLDLEDASDADSGPLGQLLHAIPSWKFITVLPQLAPRMSNENTPFARHLKQIIKTCAIDHPHHTLPILFNLKNSEKDQNISTLGETSQTNSQEPRILAATALIQELSTESNELAKIIAQMELICDATIRFAYYVPESKDTRPQAIPTSESISHLRDLNAVPIPTDNISIRKNCNYSKLSTLSSFEKHFELVGGINYPKKISCLSSDGRKRIMLVKGEDDLRQDAVMQQVFNIVNSLLKNNPITDRNKLHIRTYKVVPMSRRSGVLEWCVGTMPIGAYLGTAHTKYRPQDISPTAARSKLKDCHDTKRPTKRKLEVFNAILKVFRPVFHYFFTEHYLDPVTWYERRLAYTRSVATSSMVGYIMGLGDRHVQNILIDKTTAEVIHIDFGIAFDQGKVLPTPETIPFRLTQDIVAGFGSSGVEGNFRRCCEKTLQLLRDNQETLLTILEVLLCDPLYLWIVSTTSKAKATNARTKLSLGGKAANKGPAASVTKASGGGEEGSGGLAGRALLAVRCKLCGAEGGAAGGVSVRGHVARLIHEATDPANLCRLFHGWQAYL; encoded by the exons atgtCATTAGAAGAAAGTTTAAAAGAAACATGTTCAGGTTTAACATCTGCCCGTGCTATAGAGAGGAAGAAAAGTGcaaatacattgaaagattttcTCACAAGAAATGCAGTACCCGCTTTACTTACTAGTCACACTAAGAAGAGATCTGGTTATAATTGGAATCATGTTTTTGGtgatattaatgattttattataaag GAGACTGAAAAATGTGATACCAAGAATTTTGATACAGTAACTGCACCACTATGTaccacacttttgcatttatgtgTTGCTGGGTCTAATAAAG GTCATGCATATATTAAATGCCAATCAATTATGGACGCATGTATGCATGTACTAGACAATAGTCATATGAGGAATGCTATTGGCGATGCATATTTAAGTTTACTCTACAAACATGTACTACCTATTGACCACTATCTGGGTTTTATAACACCAGCTTCTTGGGAAA atttattagatGTTGCGATGTCTGCATGCCTTTCTAATCGTTCTTTGGATGATCTAGTCAGAATAAGACTTCTGtggtttgttataaaaaacGCTATTGCCTATTGCCAGTTTACCACTACACTGAGGGACTCATTGTCAAAACTCATAAAATGTTGTAACATAGTGCTACTTGATAAAAAAGTGCAagagtttgttataaaaatagtgACTTCACTATTGGAagca CTATCTACAGAATGTCGTTTGACAATGTGTGAATTCAGTGAAAGCATATTGCCAGTCCTATTTAAGCTTTATGAACCAAGTATGGAGGAGAAAAACAAg TCTTTGTTATTTAAGTTGTTCAAAACAGCCGTATCAATTCACCATCCCGAGGGAAGATTACAAAAATCAAACGGAGCTTTAGCATTCAATTGGGATGTATGGAACAAGCATTTACACAGCATGTTGGAAATTGTGTGCTTGGAAGTCAATCAAGtgcaaaaaatgaaaaagcaaAACGACACTACGTCGATGAATTGTGATTATTTTTATCATGTCGCAGCGTCTGCCTACTATCAG ATATTTAATATGCCAGAAAAAGAAAACGATGAATCTGGTGAATCTTCTGCAAAAAAGCTGAAGATATCGTATAACAGAAATAAATCGTTCGATGATTTAATTGAGGAACTACGGGCGAACCCCGTTCCatg GGTCGGAATAATACATATGTACGTGAAACACTTCGGTCATTCGATGACGTATAGTCAAAATTTACTGCTAATACGTATTCTTGAAAAATGTATatctgataataataaaaacgttaaTTGGGCACGATTGGAAGAGTTAACGTGTTTGACAATAAAGAATATGCTCGTCCATTCAGAGGATAATGGCCGTGGAAATTATGAAGTTGTTTTATTGTCATTATGGAATACATGTGTAAG AAATGCTGCCGTAACGAGTGCATCACAAAAAGCCATACATGCTGTTTTAcaagtaattttacatttagtgcctttaaaatatgaaaacgtTAAACCTTTAATTGTGTCATACATAGAAAAAGGAATGCCAGTAAATGATCATTCTCTAAATACCCTGAACTATTTATTTCACAAATTCTACAGGAAAACGTGCTATACAGACATAAGAGAAAAGTGTTTTGCATGGCTAACATATGGAAGTATTACTTCCATTGAAATATCCAATTTAAATGGATTTTTATTAAGgcttttaagcaatgaaaatttGCCTCTAAAGCTAAACTGTGATATTTTAAACcagaataatgtttataatgttttattcaataCCACCGATGAGAGTATATTGTATAGTGAATTCGAATATAAGATTACAAAAAACAAAGAGAATACAATTAAAAGCGAAGAGCTGAAGAGTTTTGAGATAAATTctgttatgtttaatttaatacgGGTAAATATTGGAAAAATCCTCTCTGATAATATAGTTAAGTTGAGAGGATATAATCTTAAAGATATTGAGTATGTAAAATATTTGGAAATAGTCATCACATTTTTAGATTCACTCCTTAAGTACAAATTAAAGATAAGGGACGATGTGAAAGAAATGCCACTTTTTACTGAACTTAAAACCGCCTTAAATCTTTTATACGAAGCATTAACAAAAACTTTGAAAAGTGATACACAAATACGTGACAAAGTGTTGCTACTGAAAGGCGTTCAGGAAATCCTTTTGAAGGAGTACGATCATATGATAAATGTCGAAGTTCGTTCGCACATCAGAGGtgatttttttcattgtctTAACGACATTATAAAACTTGATGTTAACTTGGACGATGATTGCTTTGATGAAAGTGAAACAGAGTTCAATGTGATTGGATTAAAACAGAATTGCATCTATGTATTAGCAGCGTACTGCAGAAAACGTTCCTGTTATACTGACGAGGTCCTTAAATGCATTCTTGACAGGGAATTGTACAGTTTTACCTGTAACTATGAATATGCCTTTCATTGTATAAGAATGCTTAATGACTCAACAGTGGAAAAGCAACCTCTtg AGTTAGTGTTTAGCCTAATGCAGAACATGTGCAAGGAGATGTTCAGAAATCCAAAGGTCACTCGTTGTTTGCTTGAAATACTTTCGGCAATGCTCGAGCGAATATGGTCTCATAATGACGATATAATCCGCCAAAACTGTGTCATTATGATAAAAAGCTATCTGCAAAGATGCTCCGACAATTATTACCCTCCAGAGGTCGCCgctttagtttacgaatgtcTGGCAAAAATTGTCCAATTGAAAAGTTTACATGATTATGATGTCAATAATTCGTTCAAAAGGACACTCCTAGAGAAAATAGTTGAAAAAAGTGAACACAAAATTCGATTGTATTGTTCCCATCTACTGAGTGTTATAGGCGATCATTTCTGCGATGACGACCTACAATTTATATCTGAGAATTTATTGAACATATTTGTAATTAAC GAATGCTTCTGTAACATCATAGCATTGTGTTTGCCTCATATCGTCATTCAAAAGTACAAACTCGAAGAGGAAAATTATTTCAGCTTGCGAGAAACAGCTAATGCTAACAGAATGTTTCAATTGACGCGACAGATTCTAAAGAACGGCAGATGGAGTAATCTGTTCGTCGAAAATTTGGGTGAAATAATGCTGTTATCTGCTGCACACGTGAAGGATTACGCTGGAGCGTCCGAGCTTTTTGGCGTGCAACTGTCGGAAAACGCTGACCCCTTCACATATTCTCGACGAGTATTTTCTgctatacttaaatattttggg GAACTTATCGATGGAAACATTATGCAGTACATGTGCGAAAACCAACCGTtgatcattttaaatattctatttaagCTATGGAATTATGTGTTGCACGAAAAGGTGTTAGAGTTCAAAATACTGCATCTTCACTCTTATGTCTCTTGCATCGAAAATATTCCCTTGGGATACACTTCGGACGCTATTCTATGTAATTTTGCCTGTGATAGTATCGCTCACGGCATTAAAGGTTCACATAGTGAAGATGAGATCAAAATGTTTGTGGATGCTTTAAGAATTGTCATTACAAAAGTTTTAACCGAAACGCCCAAAAGTGTAGATAGTATTGAAATGTCGGTTCTTCCTAAAATTGTCTCAATATTGACAATCAAAACTGAAGAAGGATTTGTTTTGCAATGTAGTTCTTTACTAAAATATCTGACAGAGGATATGAAAGATTATTTAACTGGGAGTGTGGATGTCATTGATTTTGTAAACTTCATAACTGAATATAAGGAAGAAGAAAGTTCTCCAAGTTCTTCGAGAATTGACTTCGAGCATAAACTAAAAACATACACACTTAACTTATCTAACCCAAG TTGTGACACATTATCAAGGATGTGTAGatttttgaaacaaaacaaagaatttgttaaagaaTTATACGCGGATATTAATCGAAACGGGTTCTCCGAAATTTGTAAAACTAGTTTGGTACATCAAGTTATTCTTTCTTTGAACAACATCCTCAAAAATGCTACTGAAGAGAAG ATAATAATTGAAGCCTGTAACTGTCTAGCAGAAATTGGGACTTATGATATAAAAACACTCGTGACCGTACCACCTGTTGACACGCAAAACATTCTGAATCTAAGTCCTAGACAGTTCTTTTTGCAAGCGGTAATATTGAGCCTCTCCGAGCATCTTTTTAACGAGGATCCTACCGTGAGCAATAAGATCACAAAAGCTTTGAGTCGACTTTTGAAGTTTCGCGATGGGAAAGCAGCTTTAG AGCTCATCGACGCTAACACGGAAATCTTGCAATCTCTCGTGTCCACTAACTGCGAGAATTTTGTCGATTACCAAATCGATAGTGCTAAATTTGACAGATGCAAGTCAATCGATTATTGGATCCCAATCAGAAGTGAAAATCATTCACAATGGATCATTCGTATAACTATGGGCTTACTAGATTTAGTTGGGTCCAACGCGAATTTTATTCCTTCTCTCCGATCTGTCTGTGTCTTAAAG CCTGCAATTTGTGGAAAAATTCTGCCAGCTCTAATGGGACTAATTCTTGATTGCTCCACCGATATTCACGTGGGAATATTCGGGGAGCAAATTAATGAAGTGTTCAAATACATTTGGACTTTGAGCTTCAATGACAGTTTTGACAGTAGCGAAATTGATGGTGGTTCTAAGGTGTCTACCAAAATAAATCACGATCAGAAGATAATTGTTCAGTACTTGTTGGATGTGGTTGATTGCCTTCGTATGCAGAGGAACCATTACAAGGCACG TAAAAGAGGACGCACGTCAGATACACTAAACTATCTTAATCTCGATTATCTGTGGGTGTCTTGGGGTGCGGCGGTGACTGAGCGCAGTCTAGCCGCCCTTTACTATGGCGAGTTATGGGCCGCTGCCAGCAACGGAGCTGTCCCGCCATCTTCACCTGAAGCCACGACATCTCTGGAGAACGGGGAGCACGTCCAAAAAATATTCAGAAGG TGTTATGTATCGATAGGCGAAATGGACGCTATAGATGGATGCGGTAATGCACATCTAACAAGTGAGCGTGAGAAACGCAAACATCTCATCAATACCGGCCAGTTCTCCGATGCGTTATTCCTGCACGACATTGCGCTTTCACGGGGAGCTCTTGACGAAGATATCCTCTATGGAACTATCACTTGTCTTCACAAGTCCGGGATGCATCATCTTGCTCTGCGGTATATTAAATCTTATCCGGAGAACGAGGAACTCGATGATGTTAAGTACGACTGTTTGTCGTATCTAG GCGATTGGAGCGATTTTGTTGATACGACAGAGTTGGAAGAAAAATCTAAAAGAGGCCACTGTAAGCATGATTCGATAATTAAAGCGATGCGGTACGCGTGCCTAAAAGATTGTATGAATTTACGTACCGCAATAGAAATCGACACGAAACTCGAAAAACCTTTGGATAGAGCAAAATTGGCGACTGCAAAATTATGTCAGAGTTTAAATATGGAAAACTGTCAAAACGTGTATCGAATCGTATCGAATTTACATCTGTTTCGCGATATTGAGACCTATTTTTCGGTCAGATGTGGTAAAATGACGATACCTGTACTTTTAAATGAGTGGAAAATTGAGAATCTACCAGCTTTCAATGATTTCAAGTATCTCGAGGGGTTAATATCACAAAGAAGTTTGATGCTGGAGCATATCTCAAAAAATGATTTTACGTGTTTACCTAAAGTAGACGacttgcaattaaaatatgctg AATTTGGTCTATCAAATCAAAGAATACAAATGGCACAGCGTCTTGTAGCAGCCGTAAAGCACGATGAAACGACGAGCCAAGTGGCCCTTTTAGAGAGTCAAATTTCTTGGGCCAAAGGCCATAAGGATATAGCGTTATCTTTGCTTAATGAAATCGTTACGAAGGAATATGAAGACAAGAAACTAACTGCGATGTCTTTAAG GCAATACGGTTTGTGGATGGCAGAATGTAAACGTGAAAATGGCAAAGATATTATACGCAACTATTTGGAAAAGAGTTTGCAGAAATTAGGCGATAATGACGATGTAGCGACAAGATTGAAAGTTTACGCAGACATCGCTAAATTTGCTGATGCAGAATACAAACAG gtTGTAAGCTATATGGACTCTTCTGTATTCGAgatcaaagtaaaatgtataGAAAACATGCAAGACACAGCGGCGTCGTTGGTGCAGTCACAGAACAATCTAACAAG GGATGAAAAGAAGGCGTTAATGACCAGTAATGCATTTAGTCGACTTGACAAAGCAGAAATCGATAATACTAGAGCCGAAAAGGAAAGTGCCCTAAAGTTAGCTATGAG GTACTACTTGTTGTCTTTGTCGCAGTGTGACGGAAATAATTTGTCTGTGTTCCGAGTGATATCTCTATGGGTTGATAATCCCGGCCTCGACTTGGAAGATGCTAGTGACGCTGACAGCGGCCCCTTAGGGCAACTACTGCACGCCATACCTTCGTGGAAGTTCATTACGGTTCTACCGCAACTTGCTCCAAGAATGTCTAACGAAAATACTCCATTTGCACGCCATCTAAAgcaaataataa AAACCTGTGCCATAGACCATCCCCATCACACGCTTCCGATTCTGTTCAATCTGAAGAACTCGGAGAAGGACCAAAACATAAGTACGTTGGGTGAAACCTCTCAAACAAACAGTCAAGAGCCGCGAATACTTGCGGCCACTGCGCTTATTCAAGAACTATCTACAGAGAGCAATGAGCTTGCGAAGATTATTGCTCAAATGGAGCTAATTTGTGacg ctACAATAAGGTTTGCTTACTACGTACCAGAATCTAAGGACACAAGACCACAAGCGATACCGACATCCGAATCTATATCTCACCTCCGCGACCTTAACGCTGTACCCATTCCTACCGACAATATTTCCATACGTAAAAACTGTAACTACTCCAAGCTAAGCA CCCTGTCATCGTTTGAAAAGCATTTTGAGCTGGTAGGAGGTATCAATTATCCAAAGAAGATATCATGTTTAAGCTCTGATGGAAGAAAGAGAATCATGCTCGTGAAG GGAGAGGATGACTTGAGGCAAGATGCAGTGATGCAGCAAGTATTCAATATCGTAAATTCATTGCTAAAAAACAATCCCATCACAGacagaaataaattacatattcgTACATACAAG gtAGTGCCTATGTCTCGACGTTCAGGTGTTTTGGAATGGTGTGTGGGAACTATGCCTATAGGTGCTTACCTTGGCACTGCTCATACAAAATATCGACCTCAG GACATATCGCCCACAGCCGCACGTTCAAAACTCAAAGATTGTCACGATACTAAGAGGCCTACAAAACGTAAACTGGAAGTATTCAATGCTATTCTAAAAGTGTTTAGACCAGTGTTCCATTATTTCTTCACTGAACACTACCTGGATCCTGTCACTTGGTATGAACGCAGGCTCGCTTATACCAGAAG